A genomic segment from Aegilops tauschii subsp. strangulata cultivar AL8/78 chromosome 1, Aet v6.0, whole genome shotgun sequence encodes:
- the LOC109785949 gene encoding sulfite reductase [ferredoxin], chloroplastic, which yields MSAAVGGAEFHGFGGAAQLPRSRMLGRPVRVAPPGATPAGGGGPSAASIRAVSTPLKKDAKEVKRSKVEIIKEKSNFLRYPLNEELVSEAPNVNETAVQLIKFHGSYQQSDREVRGQKNYSFMLRTKNPSGKVPNQTYLAMDTLADEFGIGTLRLTTRQTFQLHGVLKKNLKHVISTVIKNMGSTLGACGDLNRNVLAPAAPYVRKDILFAQETAENIAALLAPQSGAYYDLWVDGEKIMSAEEPPEVTKARNDNSHGTNFPDSPEPIYGTQYLPRKFKIAVTVAGDNSVDILTNDIGVVVVSDSAGEPVGFNLYVGGGMGRTHRIETTFPRLADPLGYVPKEDILYAIKAIVVTQRENGRRDDRRYSRMKYLIDSWGIDKFRAEVEKYYGKKFEDFHPLPEWQFNSYLGWQEQGDGKLFYGVHVDNGRLGGQAKKTLREIIEKYSLDVSITPNQNLILCGVDQAWREPITAALAQAGLLEPKDVDLLNITSMACPALPLCPLAQTEAERGILPILKRIRAVFNKVGIKDEESVVVRITGCPNGCARPYMAEVGFVGDGPNSYQIWLGGTPNQTTLAETFMNKVKLQDIEKVLEPLFSYWNSTRQEGESFGSFTNRMGFEQLKEVVNKWEGSASAA from the exons ATGTCGGCGGCGGTGGGCGGCGCCGAGTTCCACGGCTTCGGCGGGGCGGCACAGCTCCCGCGGTCCCGGATGCTCGGCAGGCCCGTAAGGGTGGCGCCGCCAGGGGCGacgccggccggcggcggcgggccttcgGCGGCCAGCATTCGCGCCGTGTCCACG CCTCTGAAGAAGGATGCAAAGGAAGTTAAGCGAAGCAAGGTGGAGATAATCAAGGAGAAGAGCAATTTCCTTCGGTACCCGCTCAACGAGGAGCTGGTCTCAGAGGCTCCGAATGTCAACGAGACTGCTGTCCAGCTGATCAAGTTCCACGGGAGCTACCAGCAGAGCGACCGAGAAGTTCGTGGGCAGAAGAACTACTCCTTCATGCTCCGGACAAAGAATCCTTCCGGAAAAGTTCCAAACCAGACTTACTTGGCCATGGATACACTGGCTGATGAGTTCGGGATCGGAACGCTCCGTCTGACAACCAGGCAGACATTTCAGCTGCACGGCGTTCTTAAGAAGAACTTGAAGCATGTCATCAGCACTGTGATCAAGAATATGGGATCAACCTTAGGTGCCTGTGGAGACCTCAACAGGAATGTGCTTGCGCCTGCAGCGCCGTATGTGAGAAAGGATATCCTTTTTGCTCAAGAAACTGCAGAGAATATTGCAGCACTTCTTGCGCCACAGTCGGGGGCTTATTATGACCTGTGGGTGGATGGAGAGAAGATAATGTCAGCGGAAGAGCCTCCTGAGGTCACCAAAGCCCGGAATGACAACTCACATGGAACAAACTTCCCTGATTCCCCTGAACCAATCTACGGGACCCAGTATCTACCCAGGAAGTTCAAGATTGCGGTCACAGTTGCTGGTGATAACTCTGTTGATATCCTGACCAATGACATCGGTGTTGTTGTCGTTTCAGATAGTGCAGGGGAGCCTGTTGGCTTTAACCTCTAT GTTGGAGGTGGCATGGGAAGGACACACAGAATAGAAACCACATTCCCTCGTCTGGCTGATCCACTTGGTTACGTTCCTAAGGAGGATATATTATATGCTATAAAGGCAATCGTTGTCACTCAGAGGGAGAATGGAAGAAGAGATGACCGCAGGTATAGCAGAATGAAGTATCTGATTGACAGCTGGGGTATTGACAAGTTCCGGGCTGAGGTTGAAAAATACTATGGAAAGAAGTTTGAAGATTTTCATCCATTGCCAGAATGGCAATTCAACAGCTACCTTGGCTGGCAGGAACAG GGTGATGGTAAATTATTCTATGGAGTACATGTCGATAATGGTCGTCTTGGGGGGCAAGCAAAGAAAACTCTGCGAGAGATAATTGAGAAGTATAGCTTGGATGTTAGTATTACTCCAAACCAAAACCTTATCTTATGTGGGGTTGATCAGGCATGGAGAGAACCCATAACTGCAGCTCTTGCTCAAGCTGGCCTGTTG GAACCAAAGGATGTTGATCTCCTGAACATAACCTCCATGGCATGCCCTGCCTTACCTCTGTGCCCTCTAGCACAAACAGAAGCTGAGCGAGGGATCCTACCGATACTTAAACGAATTAGAGcagttttcaacaag GTTGGCATCAAGGATGAGGAGTCTGTAGTGGTGAGGATAACTGGCTGCCCCAATGGATGCGCCAGACCATATATGGCAGAGGTTGGCTTTGTTGGTGATGGCCCAAACAGTTACCAG ATTTGGCTTGGAGGAACACCAAACCAGACCACCTTGGCAGAAACGTTTATGAACAAAGTGAAGCTTCAAGATATCGAGAAGGTTTTGGAACCACTGTTTTCCTACTGGAATAGCACGCGCCAGGAAGGCGAATCTTTTGGGAGCTTCACAAACCGAATG GGATTTGAGCAACTGAAAGAGGTGGTGAACAAGTGGGAGGGGTCAGCGTCAGCCGCATGA